A single genomic interval of Malania oleifera isolate guangnan ecotype guangnan chromosome 13, ASM2987363v1, whole genome shotgun sequence harbors:
- the LOC131146376 gene encoding zinc finger CCCH domain-containing protein 63-like, translated as MDVKVPRKAIDRRVFNRFGGHASNTVCSFWLAGRCYRNPCRFLHPGAPPQTPANVWRRAVKPSEQSHALPDKESHGSGSQSLQKKSNITPENSPENSSVLSNRSIVMEEEKAPQKTQQAICQCWVLGNCVHGDKCKNLHSWFAGEGFTMLAKLEGHKKAVTGIALPSGSDELYSGSKDGTVRVWDCHTGQCASIIDLGGEIGSLISEGPWLFIGLPNAVKAWNIITNADHSLHASVGQVNAMVVGNEMLLAGAEDGTILAWKSGLEANSFDLAASLKGHSRAVVSLVVGDKRLYSGSIDHTIRVWDLEDLQCIKTLTGHTSVVTSLLCWDHYLLSCSMDQTIKVWVATEGGDLEVTYTHCEEHGVLTLSGMHDADGKPILMSSCDDNSVQLYELPLFAGRGKLFAKQAVRAIGIGSGGLFFTGDGTGQVTVWNWLTKPTSGPQ; from the exons ATGGATGTCAAGGTGCCAAGAAAAGCAATTGACAGAAGAGTGTTTAATCGCTTCGGAGGACATGCAAGCAATACCGTCTGTTCCTTCTGGCTAGCAGGGAGATGCTACAGAAACCCATGTAGGTTCCTTCACCCAGGAGCACCCCCACAAACCCCGGCTAACGTCTGGCGAAGGGCGGTGAAGCCTTCTGAGCAGTCCCATGCGTTACCTGATAAGGAGTCCCATGGCTCTGGTTCTCAATCACTGCAGAAGAAGTCTAATATCACCCCTGAGAATTCTCCTGAGAATTCTTCAGTTTTGTCCAACAGAAGTATTGTGATGGAAGAAGAAAAAGCCCCACAAAAAACCCAGCAAGCGATTTGTCAGTGTTGGGTATTAGGAAATTGTGTGCATGGAGACAAATGCAAGAACCTACATTCTTGGTTTGCTGGCGAGGGGTTTACGATGCTGGCCAAGCTCGAAGGGCACAAGAAG GCTGTTACTGGGATTGCGCTCCCTTCGGGCTCAGATGAGCTTTATTCGGGCAGCAAAGATGGGACTGTGAGGGTGTGGGACTGCCATACTGGTCAG TGTGCCAGCATCATTGATCTTGGTGGTGAAATTGGATCTCTAATTAGTGAAGGGCCATGGTTGTTCATAGGATTGCCAAATGCTGTCAAG GCGTGGAACATCATCACCAACGCTGACCATTCCCTCCATGCATCAGTTGGGCAAGTGAATGCCATGGTTGTGGGTAATGAAATGCTTCTTGCAGGGGCAGAGGATGGTACCATATTGGCATGGAAATCTGGTTTGGAAGCCAATTCCTTTGACCTTGCTGCATCATTGAAAGGCCACAGTCGTGCTGTGGTTTCTCTAGTTGTTGGAGACAAAAGGCTCTACTCGGGTTCGATAGACCATACAATAAGA GTGTGGGATCTTGAAGATTTACAGTGCATTAAAACTCTGACCGGACATACTTCAGTTGTGACGTCTCTTCTTTGTTGGGATCATTATTTACTATCGTGTTCCATGGACCAGACAATAAAG GTGTGGGTTGCCACCGAAGGAGGCGACTTGGAAGTAACCTATACACACTGCGAAGAACAT GGTGTGCTTACACTGTCTGGAATGCACGATGCTGATGGTAAACCAATTTTGATGTCATCTTGTGATGACAATTCTGTGCAGTTGTATGAGCTGCCACT ATTTGCTGGAAGAGGCAAGTTGTTTGCAAAACAAGCGGTTCGAGCGATCGGAATAGGCTCCGGTGGTCTTTTTTTCACGGGGGATGGAACGGGTCAAGTGACTGTGTGGAATTGGCTCACAAAGCCGACTTCAGGGCCTCAGTAG